One Phalacrocorax aristotelis chromosome 10, bGulAri2.1, whole genome shotgun sequence genomic region harbors:
- the LOC142062961 gene encoding galanin receptor type 1-like, with protein MNSSSLAPGPPPGPLQLWQEENQTQGGLWNGSQELGWEELEKMLFLFVKEPVTISLTAMYLVSFVVGFVGNIMSIRVLTRKRRSRVSSLSATRSLLINLAVCDLMVVCVCMPITVGNLIYKAWVYGDFLCRAVPFIQAVSVSASVLSLTVISVNRYYSVHNPLNARSFFTQKRILSTILVVWLLSSGICMPLIFMNKRDEIGVVEGLPLVFSICREIWPQERLKQAYNFLLFCALYCLPVLFNMVICFLTVRRLWSRSSQLKESTALNRSLPASRLKIRKKVAQMVVALVLLFAISWLPVYLMDIWIDFNIPKSLQDVTPSPWILQLRPFAQWLGLTNSSLNPICYCFVGNLYRSAKEMKSKYHQRMVSLFNFSLSEGTTHSSVPELLSYQSSMEPERKGPTATPTMGRRCQGGHGHKNKCGRLNSCQHPPLNTVSSENTSL; from the coding sequence ATGAATTCCTCCTCCCTCgcccccgggcccccccccggccctctgcagctctggcaggaggAGAACCAGACCCAAGGCGGGCTCTGGAACGGgagccaggagctgggctgggaagaaCTGGAGAAGATGCTCTTCCTCTTCGTGAAGGAGCCCGTCACCATCAGCCTCACGGCAATGTACCTGGTGTCCTTTGTGGTGGGCTTTGTGGGCAACATCATGTCCATCAGGGTGCTCACCCGCAAGCGCCGGAGTCGCGTGTCCAGCCTGAGTGCCACCCGCAGCCTCCTCATCAACCTGGCGGTGTGCGACCTCATGGTGGTGTGCGTCTGCATGCCCATCACGGTGGGCAACCTCATCTACAAAGCCTGGGTGTACGGGGACTTCCTCTGTCGGGCAGTGCCCTTCATCCAGGCTGTTTCGGTCTCTGCCAGCGTCCTCAGCCTGACCGTCATCAGCGTGAACCGGTACTACAGCGTGCACAATCCACTCAACGCTCGGTCCTTCTTCACCCAGAAGAGGATCCTCAGCACCATCCTAGTGGTGTGGTTGTTGTCCTCAGGGATATGCATGCCCCTCATCTTCATGAACAAACGGGATGAGATTGGGGTAGTGGAGGGTTTGCCTCTGGTGTTTTCCATCTGCAGGGAGATTTGGCCTCAGGAGAGGCTCAAGCAAGCCTACaactttctgctcttctgtgcCCTCTACTGCctgccagtcctgttcaacatggTCATCTGCTTCCTCACAGTGCGCCGGCTGTGGAGCCGCAGCAGCCAGCTGAAGGAGAGCACTGCCCTGAACCGATCTCTGCCAGCCTCCAGGCTGAAGATCCGGAAGAAGGTAGCGCAGATGGTGGTGGCCCTGGTCCTGCTGTTCGCAATCTCCTGGCTGCCTGTCTACCTGATGGACATCTGGATTGATTTCAACATCCCCAAATCCTTGCAGGATGTAACTCCTTCTCCTTGGATCCTGCAGCTCAGACCTTTTGCCCAATGGCTTGGCCTCACCAATTCCAGCCTCAACCCTATATGCTATTGCTTTGTTGGGAACCTCTACAGGTCAGCCAAGGAAATGAAGAGCAAATACCACCAAAGAATGGTCTCTCTCTTTAACTTCTCTTTGTCCGAAGGGACAACCCATTCCTCAgtcccagagctgctctcttACCAGAGTTCAATGGAGCCTGAAAGGAAAGGACCCACTGCCACCCCCACCATGGGCAGGAGATGTCAGGGAGGTCACGGCCATAAGAACAAGTGTGGACGCTTGAACTCCTGCCAGCATCCACCTCTGAACACTGTCTCCAGTGAGAACACTTCCTTGTAA